From Rhea pennata isolate bPtePen1 chromosome 26, bPtePen1.pri, whole genome shotgun sequence, the proteins below share one genomic window:
- the GPATCH8 gene encoding G patch domain-containing protein 8 isoform X2, whose protein sequence is MADRFSRFNEDRDFQGNHFDQYEEGHLEIEQASLDKPIESDNIGHRLLQKHGWKLGQGLGKSLQGRTDPIPIVVKYDVMGMGRMEMELDYAEDATERRRVLEVEKEDTEELRQKYKDYVDKEKAIAKALEDLRANFYCELCDKQYQKHQEFDNHINSYDHAHKQRLKDLKQREFARNVSSRSRKDERKQEKALRRLHELAEQRRQPECAPGSGPMFRTTTVAVDEEAGDDDDSAANSSSFIQTTSGQATEMTMDRGFLNTGQVGSTVMSSQMPIQTAQAISFGIKNTLGTPLQKIGVSFSFAKKTPVKLETIASVFKDHVEESSSADGTKADERGSDAGNLQKSGEGESTNSSDGKAEEDDQHDKDGGSLATTLSKLKKMRREDGPMAVEPEYYHYIPPAHCKVKPNFQFLLFMKSTEQMEAENVNKKTAHEIKKGNSPKPKPGKHTEKTTESTVQQKEQSTTEITAQQSKTEPKEVAENATVQENKHLMESSLPEPDTTKEVTQPVPSCKDVSEGPKHPTGPFFPVLSKDESTTLQWPSELLIFTKAEPSVSYSCNPLYFDFKLSRNKDAKAKGAEKLKDPGGLCKENVQAAESSDVSKPKETESTANSAALKMENKSLSSCGSQNKQESSLASISKVEGDDSSKNVTSKSKSGKSHKHKKKKKHKKSSKHKRKHKEETEEKSRKADPGEEKPKKRKKHKHRKGKSSLSTESERGLKTELSEDCGHFQKKKRCSQESQRKSLSAEEGSSGKKEDSGNCCQEHGGKKHKVDLQQLPSASRRRCSAPSLGRSSHRSRQSSGDYDSDEGSHGKHCRQKSLSQYSDDYDSGSDHSRSRSRSGRRHSSRRSYSTSSDASSDHSRYSRRRSYSDDSYSDYSDRSRCHSKRSHDSEDDSEYNSSNHRSKRHKYSSSEDDYSSSRSRSRSRSRSRTHPRGRSRSRGRTRSSSCSRSRSKRRSRSVTGRSWKRSRSYSRDRSRSTRSHSQRSLSRKGSRGHESPEERRSGRRDFIRSKIYRSQSPHYFRTGRSEGSLKKEDGKGEDMKGSGSLSQNSSSSGMGRASESDCSPEERNSVTAKLLLEKVQSRKVEKKPCVTDEMLAGANKVGIKLKDPPQGYFGPKLPPSLGNKPVLPLIGKLPTIRKPNAKRYEESGLERGEEQDLSDSEDVSQGIEEAQLGSQSLLEEVMVIQDKPLDEQKHEEATEEMPSISLEAPALPECFSSGDLVMPHNFLSDPSDGDALEPMDGGNQPVPVETSMMPLVPDVEHFPGYVPQSGEPSIEGDREGEDSSLAPLESQPITFTPEEMEKYSKLQQAAQQHIQQQLLAKQVKAFPASAALAPAAPALQPIHIQQPAAASATSITTVQHAILQHHAAAAAAAIGIHPHPHPQPLAQVHHIPQPHLTPISLSHLTHSIIPGHPATFLASHPIHIIPASAIHPGPFTFHPVPHALYPTLLAPRPAAAAAATALHLHPLLHPIFSGQDLQHPPSHGT, encoded by the exons GATTATGTTGATAAAGAAAAGGCAATTGCCAAGGCTTTGGAAGACCTCAGAGCAAACTTCTACTGTGAACTTTGTGACAAGCAGTATCAAAAGCACCAAGAGTTTGACAACCACATAAACTCTTACGATCATGCTCACAAACAG AGATTGAAAGATCTTAAACAAAGGGAATTTGCTCGCAACGTGTCTTCAAGATCACGTAAAGATgaaaggaagcaggagaaagCCCTCCGGCGTCTACACGAACTGGCTGAACAGAGAAGGCAGCCTGAGTG CGCTCCTGGAAGTGGACCCATGTTCAGAACCACCACTGTGGCTGTGGATGAGGAAGCTGGAGATGACGATGATTCTGCAGCTAACAGCAGTTCTTTCATCCAGACAACTTCTGGCCAGGCTACAGAGATGACTATGGACAGAGGTTTCCTAAACACTGGACAAGTCGGCAGCACTGTTATGTCAAGCCAGATGCCCATCCAGACGGCACAAGCAATCAGTTTTGGCATTAAGAATACTTTGGGGACTCCACTGCAAAAGATAGGCGTGTCGTTTTCATTTGCCAAGAAGACTCCAGTAAAGCTTGAGACCATAGCTTCTGTTTTCAAGGACCATGTGGAGGAGTCAAGTTCTGCAGATGGAACAAAAGCTGATGAAAGAGGGTCAGATGCAGGGAATCTGCAAAAATCTGGTGAGGGTGAGAGCACGAATAGTTCTGATGGCAAGGCAGAGGAAGATGACCAACATGACAAAGATGGTGGGTCTTTAGCCACTACATTATCTAAACTAAAAAAGATGAGACGAGAAGATGGACCAATGGCAGTTGAACCAGAATATTATCATTATATTCCCCCAGCCCACTGTAAAGTAAAGCCTAATTTTCAATTCCTGCTTTTTATGAAGTCTACAGAACAAATGGAAGctgaaaatgtgaataaaaaaaCTGCACATGAAATCAAAAAGGGTAATTCTCCAAAACCTAAGCCaggaaagcacacagaaaagacTACTGAGAGCACAGTGCAACAGAAGGAACAGAGTACTACTGAAATTACAGCTcagcagagcaaaacagaacCAAAAGAAGTCGCAGAAAATGCAACTGTGCAGGAGAACAAACATCTTATGGAAAGCAGTCTCCCAGAGCCAGACACTACTAAAGAAGTCACCCAGCCTGTCCCAAGCTGTAAAGATGTCAGTGAAGGACCAAAGCATCCAACAGGAcccttttttccagttttgagtAAAGATGAGAGCACTACTCTGCAGTGGCCTTCAGAACTTCTCATATTTACCAAAGCAGAGCCATCTGTTTCATACAGTTGTAATCCtttgtattttgatttcaaGCTCTCTCGCAACAAAGATGCTAAAGCTAAAGGAGCAGAGAAGTTGAAGGATCCAGGAGGTCTTTGTAAAGAGAATGTACAGGCTGCAGAATCTAGTGATGTAAGCAAACCCAAGGAGACGGAGAGCACAGCTAACAGTGCTGctctaaaaatggaaaacaaatctttgtCTAGCTGTGGCTCCCAAAACAAGCAGGAGTCCAGTTTGGCAAGCATTAGTAAAGTAGAGGGAGATGACAGTAGTAAAAATGTAACCAGTAAGAGCAAATCGGGGAAATCCCATaaacataagaagaaaaagaagcacaaaAAGTCTAGCAAACACAAACGTAAACACAAGGAGGAAACTGAAGAGAAGAGCCGGAAAGCTGACCCAGGGGAAGAGAAACCCAAGAAGcgaaaaaaacacaaacacagaaaggGCAAATCCTCTCTTTCTACTGAATCTGAACGGGGACTAAAAACTGAACTGTCTGAAGACTGTGGccatttccagaagaaaaagcGGTGCTCTCAGGAGTCCCAGCGGAAGTCACTGTCTGCTGAAGAGGGAAGTAGTGGTAAGAAAGAGGATAGTGGTAACTGCTGCCAAGAACACGGTGGCAAAAAACACAAAGTTGACCTGCAGCAGTTACCGTCCGCCTCAAGGAGACGATGTTCTGCTCCATCCCTTGGCCGATCCAGCCACAGGAGCCGACAGAGCAGCGGGGACTATGACAGCGACGAGGGCTCCCACGGGAAGCACTGCCGGCAGAAATCTCTGTCGCAGTACAGTGATGACTATGACTCTGGCAGTGACCACTCCAGAAGCCGTTCGAGATCGGGGCGGAGGCATTCGTCTCGAAGGTCGTATTCGACCAGTTCTGACGCTTCTTCGGACCACAGCAGGTACAGCCGTCGGAGAAGTTACTCAGATGATAGCTATAGCGATTACAGCGACCGGTCAAGGTGCCATTCAAAGAGATCCCATGACTCGGAGGACGACTCAGAGTACAACAGCTCAAATCACAGATCAAAGCGGCACAAGTACTCCTCTTCTGAGGATGATTACAGCTCAAGTAGGAGCAGGTCAAGAAGTCGAAGCAGGAGCCGAACCCACCCTCGAGGAAGATCAAGAAGTCGGGGCAGAACACGAAGCAGCAGTTGCAGCCGCAGTCGAAGCAAGAGGAGAAGCCGAAGTGTAACTGGTCGCAGCTGGAAACGGAGTCGCAGCTATAGCAGAGATCGCAGCCGTAGTACCAGAAGCCACTCGCAGAGATCTCTTTCCCGAAAGGGCTCTCGAGGCCATGAGAGTCCTGAAGAGAGGAGGTCTGGACGAAGAGACTTCATCAGATCGAAAATCTATCGTTCGCAATCTCCTCACTATTTCAGAACAGGCCGAAGTGAAGGATCTCTGAAGAAGGAGGATGGCAAAGGAGAGGATATGAAAGGATCTGGCTCTCTTtcccaaaacagcagcagctctggcatgGGGAGGGCCTCAGAAAGTGACTGCAGTCCAGAAGAGAGAAACTCGGTTACTGCAAAACTTCTCTTAGAAAAGGTTCAGTCCAGGAAGGTTGAGAAGAAGCCGTGTGTCACTGATGAAATGCTAGCAGGGGCAAACAAGGTGGGCATAAAACTCAAAGATCCTCCACAGGGTTACTTTGGCCCCAAACTGCCTCCTTCCTTAGGCAACAAACCAGTTCTCCCCTTGATTGGGAAATTACCTACCATTCGAAAACCAAATGCAAAAAGGTATGAGGAGTCTGGCTTGGAGAGGGGTGAAGAACAAGACCTGTCTGATTCTGAGGATGTTTCCCAAGGTATTGAGGAGGCTCAATTGGGCAGCCAGTCTCTGCTAGAAGAAGTGATGGTAATTCAGGACAAACCACTGGATGAACAGAAACATGAGGAAGCTACTGAGGAAATGCCGTCCATTTCCCTCGAAGCACCAGCGCTCCCAGAGTGCTTTAGTTCTGGAGATTTGGTGATGCCACACAACTTTCTCTCAGATCCAAGCGATGGCGATGCATTAGAACCTATGGATGGGGGCAACCAGCCTGTCCCTGTGGAAACCAGTATGATGCCCTTAGTTCCAGATGTTGAGCACTTTCCTGGGTATGTGCCTCAGAGTGGGGAGCCAAGTATTGAAGGAGATCGAGAAGGAGAAGACTCATCCCTAGCACCACTTGAGAGCCAACCGATCACTTTTACACctgaagaaatggagaaatacaGTAAGCTTCAGCAAGCTGCTCAGCAGCACATTCAGCAGCAACTTCTAGCAAAGCAAGTCAAGGCCTTTCCTGCCTCAGCAGCCCTGGCTCCAGCAGCGCCTGCTCTGCAGCCCATCCACATTCAGCAGCCAGCGGCTGCATCTGCAACCTCCATCACCACGGTGCAGCACGCCATTTTACAGCACCATGCTGCTGCGGCCGCCGCGGCAATTGGGATTcacccccatccccatccccagccTCTCGCTCAGGTTCATCACATACCCCAGCCCCACTTGACACCTATTTCGTTATCCCACTTGACCCACTCAATTATTCCAGGGCATCCTGCTACATTTCTAGCCAGCCACCCCATCCACATCATTCCAGCGTCAGCTATCCATCCGGGCCCCTTTACTTTTCATCCAGTTCCACATGCTCTTTATCCAACCCTTCTTGCCCCGAGacccgctgctgctgcagccgctACAGCGTTACATCTTCACCCTTTGCTGCACCCCATCTTCTCAGGTCAGGACTTGCAGCATCCGCCAAGTCATGGCACATGA